Sequence from the Cellulomonas fimi ATCC 484 genome:
GGCCGTCGTGGCCCGGCTGATGGCGGGCTTCGACGCGCGGGTGCTGGTCAACGGCGTGAACGCGGCGAGCGTGCTCGAGCTCATGAAGCTCGGTGCGGTGCAGGGCCAGGAGGTCGTCGTGGAGGCGCACGGTCCGCAGGCGGTCGAGGCGCGGGACGCCCTTCTCGCGGCGGTCGAGCAGGGCTTCGGCGAGGTCTGACCACGCCACGGACCGCGGTCCGTGTGAGGGACGGCACGAAGAATGCATGGACTGCAAAGTTGCAGTCGGTGTAAAGTTGCACACCATGCAGGAAGTCGCGTCCACCCCGGCGGTCGCCGAGGGCGTGCCGGCCCAGGAGCCGCCGACGATCGCCGAGCTCGTCGGCGCCCTCGGCCTGCGCGAGCGCAAGAAGCGGGCGCGGCGTGACGCGCTCATCGACGCGACCCACCGCCTCGTCGACCGCGACGGGCTCGACGCGGTGACCGTCGAGGCCATCTGCGAGGCCGCGGGCGTCTCCGTGCGCACGTTCTTCAACTACTTCGAGACGAAGGACGACGCGGTCCTCGGCCACGCGACGTACCCGATCGACCCGGTGCTCGAGGACGAGTTCGCCGCGGGCGGTCCCACCGGCCACCTCCTGACCGACGTCGAGCACCTCGTCGCCTCGCTCCTCGAGGCCGCTCCGTCGGCCCGGGCGCGCATGGCCAAGGGGCTGGAGATCGCAGCCCGGGAGCCCCGGCTCCTCGCGCGCCACCTCGCGTGGCTCGACAAGCACAAGGGCCTGCTCATGACGCTCGTCGCCCGCCGGCTGGGCGACGACCCCGTGCACCCGCCCGAGACCGTCGCGTCGCTCGCGCTGTTCCTCACGCACGCGTCGTTCGTGCGCTGGGAGGCCCGCGGCGGCACGGGCGAGGTCCGTGACCACCTGCACGACGTCCTCGGCGAGCTGCGCGCGCTCCTCGCGGACGACACGACCACCGCGCGTGACGCGGCCGCCGCGCGCGACGCCGACCCCGCTCGCGACGCCGGCCCCGCGCGCGGCGGCTGACGACCACCGCCACCCGACCGACCCCACCGACCGACAGACGCCCACCGCCACCACCGTCACCCGGACCGCCGCCGCCGCGGCCGGGCTCGCACGTCCGCGCCCGAGCACCCTCGTGCGCCCTCCCGAGAGCAAGGAACCCGCATGGCCACCGCCACCGTCCCCGACGTGGGAGCGAGCGACAAGCCGCTCGTCGTCCTCACGCCCCGCACCGTCTGGCTGATCTTCGGCGCGCTCATGGCGAGCATGTTCCTGTCGTCGCTCGACCAGTCGATCGTCGGCACCGCGATGCCCACGATCGTGGGCGAGCTCGACGGCGTCGAGCACCAGGGCTGGGTCGTCACCGCCTACATCCTCGCGATCGCGATCGTCATGCCGCTGTACGGCAAGTTCGGCGACCTCTGGGGGCGGCGCTGGCCGTTCCTCGTCGCGATCGCCCTGTTCACCGCGGGCTCCGCGGTGGCGGGCTTCGCCGGCTCGTTCGGCTGGCTCGTCGTCGGCCGCGGCATCCAGGGCCTCGGCGGCGGCGGCCTCATGATCCTGTCGCAGGCCATCATCGCCGACATCGTCCCCGCCAAGGACCGCGGCAAGTACATGGGCCCGATGGGCGCGCTGTTCGGCATCGCGGCCGTCGTCGGCCCGCTCCTCGGCGGCCTGTTCACCGAGCACGCCGACTGGCGCTGGTGCTTCTGGATCAACATCCCCGTCGGCATCGCGGCGTTCGCGGTCGCGTGGTTCGCGCTCAAGCTGCCGTCGCACCGTTCGGGCCGCCGCATCGACGTCGCAGGCATCGTCCTCGTCGTCCTCGGCACGTCGGGCCTGGTCCTGGCGACGAGCTGGGAGAGCTGGAGCGGGCAGCGCGGGTACGACTGGTCCGACCCGGGCCTGCTGGCGCTCGTCGGCGGCACGCTGCTCTCGATCGCGCTGTTCGTCCTCGCCGAGCTCAAGGCGTCCGACCCGCTGCTGCCGCTGCGCCTGTTCCGCAACCGCACCTTCACGATCGCGACGTCCATCGGCTTCATCCTCGGCATGGGCATGTTCTCCGCGCTCGCCTTCCTGCCGACGTTCCTGCAGATGTCGACCGGCGTCGGCGTCACGCAGTCCGGCTACCTGCTGCTGCCGATGATGGCGGGCGTCATGCTCACCGCGATCGGCTCGGGCGTCGCGATCACCAAGACGGGCCGCTACAAGGTCTACCCGGTCGCCGGCCTCGCCATCACGACCGTGGGCATGGTGTGGCTCACGCGCATCACCGGCGACATGTCGATGTGGCTGTTCGGGGCCATGATCTTCGTGCTCGGGGCCGGCATGGGCCTCGTCATGCAGACGATCGTCCTGGCCGTGCAGAACGCCGTCGACCCGCACGAGCTCGGCACCGCGACGTCGGCGAACAACTTCTTCCGCGAGATCGGCGCGGCCGTCGGTGTCGCCGTGTTCTCGACGATGTTCACGAGCCGGCTCGTGGAGCAGGTCACCGAGGTCTTCGCGGGCGTCCCGCAGGGTGCGGGCGGCGGCGAGGCGTCGGGCCTCACGCCGGACGTCGTGCAGCAGCTGCCCGAGCCGTTGAAGTCGGGCGTCATCGACGCGTACGCCGACAGCCTGTCGTCGTCGTTCTGGTACTTCATCCCGCTCGTCGTCGTCGGCTTCGTCCTCGCGCTGTTCCTCAAGGAGGTCAAGCTCTCCGACGTCGCGGGCATGGTCGCGCGCGGGGAGGCCGTGGCGGCGCCCGACGCCCGGGCGGGCGTCACGGCGACGCTCGACGGCGCCGTCGTGGTCGACGAGCTGTCCGCGGACGGCGCCGGAGCGTCCGCGACCGCGGACCGCGACGGCCGGACGCCCGACGGCGACGCCGTGGGTGCCCGGTAGCCTGACGCGATGAGCTCCGGCGTCCCCGAGGGGCAGGCGGTGCGCCGCAAGCGCCCCGCGAAGCCCCAGTTCACGCAGACGATGCTGATCCTCGAGGCCTTCGTCGTCCTGTTCGCCACGCTCGTGGCGTACGGGCTGCGCGTCGCCGAGCCCGCTCTGGTGTGGGGCGTCGGCGGCGGCCTCGCGGTGCTCCTGCTCGTGCTCTCCGGCTGGGTGGGCCGGCCCGGCGGCTACGTCGCCGGGTCGGTCGCCCAGGCGCTCGTCCTGGCCGGGGGGTTCGTCGTGCCGATGATGTTCGTCATCGGCGGCGTGTTCGTCGCGCTGTGGGTCTTCTCTCTGCGCGTCGGCGGTCGCATCGACCGCGAGCGCGCCGAGTGGGACGCCGCGCACCCCGGCGCGGTCGGTCCCTGACCGTCCCGACGCCGCACCGCAGCGACGCCCCGCGGCCGCCGTCCGTCCACGGACCGGCCGCGGGGCGTTCGCACGTCCCCGGCTAGGGTGACCGGCATGACTGACACGCAGCGCACCCTGGTCCTCGTCAAGCCCGACGGCGTCCGCCGGGGTCTGGTGGGGGAGATCCTGCGTCGCATCGAGGCGAAGGGCTACACGCTCGTCGCCGTCGAGCTCCGCGAGGCCGACGAGGCGCTGCTCGCGGAGCACTACGCGGAGCACGCCGGCAAGCCGTTCCTGCAGCCGCTCGTCGACTTCATGCGCTCGGGCCCGGTGCTCGCCGCGGTCGTCGAGGGGCACCGCGTGATCGAGGGCTTCCGCTCGCTCGCGGGCGCGACCGACCCCACCGTCGCGGCGCCCGGCACGATCCGCGGCGACCTCGCCCGCGACTGGGGCCTCAAGGTCATCCAGAACCTCGTCCACGGCTCCGACGGCGAGGAGTCGGCGGCCCGCGAGATCGGGCTCTGGTTCCCGGCGCTCTGACCCGCCCTCGCGCGAGCACGACCGGCGGCGGGCCGTCGGCGGACGCGGCCCGGGTCCCCGACGGCCCGCCTCGCACGTCCTAGGCTGCGTGCGTGCACCTCAAGACCCTCACCCTGCGGGGGTTCAAGTCGTTCGCGTCGGCGACGACCCTGACCTTCGAGCCCGGCGTCACGTGCGTCGTCGGGCCCAACGGCTCGGGCAAGTCGAACGTCGTCGACGCGCTCGCCTGGGTCATGGGGGAGCAGGGCGCCAAGTCGTTGCGCGGCGGCAAGATGGAGGACGTCATCTTCGCCGGCACCGCCGGCCGGCCGCCGCTCGGCCGGGCCGAGGTCGCGCTCACGATCGACAACACCGACGGCGCGCTGCCGATCGAGTACACCGAGGTCACGATCTCGCGGACCCTGTTCCGCAACGGCGGGTCCGAGTACGCCATCAACGGCCAGGGCTGCCGGCTGCTCGACATCCAGGAGCTGCTGTCCGACTCCGGCCTGGGCCGCGAGATGCACGTCATCGTCGGCCAGGGCCAGCTCGACGCGGTCCTGCGCGCGACGCCCGAGGAGCGGCGCGGGTTCGTCGAGGAGGCCGCGGGCGTCCTCAAGCACCGCAAGCGCAAGGAGAAGGCCCTGCGCAAGCTCGACGCGATGCAGGCCAACCTGACGCGCCTCGGCGACCTCACGGGGGAGATCCGCCGCCAGCTCGGCCCGCTCGGCCGGCAGGCGGAGGTCGCGCGCAAGGCGGCCGTCGTCCAGTCCGACCTGCGCGACGCCCGGGCACGGCTGCTCGCCGACGACCTCGCGCAGCTGACCGCGACGCTCGAGCAGGAGATCGCCGACGAGACCGCGCTGCTCGCCCGGCGCGCCGAGGTCGAGGGCGCGCTCGCGCAGCACCGCGACCGGCTCGCGGCGCTCGAGCGCGAGGCCGCCGAGGCGACGCCGCAGCTCACCGAGGCGACCGACGTCTGGTACCGCCTGTCGTCGCTGCGCGAGCGGCTGCGCGGCACCGCGTCGCTCGCGGCCGACCGTGTGCGGCTGCTCGGCAGCGCGGCGCCCGAGCGGCCCGGCGGTCAGGACCCGGACGACCTCGCCGCCCAGGCGCGGCGCGTGCGCGCCGCGGAGGCGGACCTCGCGACCGAGGTCGAGCAGGGGCGGGCGGCCCTCGAGGCGGCCGTCGCCGCGCGCCAGGAGGTCGAGCAGCAGGCGACCGCGGCCGAGAAGGAGCTCGCGACCGTCCTGCGCGGGGCCGCGGACCGGCGTGAGGGCGTCGCGCGCCTCGCGGGCCAGGTCGCCGCTCGCCGCAGCCGCGTCGAGGCCACGCAGGCCGAGATCGGCCGCCTGCGGGACACGCTCGCCGCGGCCCGCGAGCGCGAGTCGACCGCGAGCGAGGAGTTCGTCGCGCTCGAGTCCGAGGTCGCGGGCGTCGAGGCGGGTGAGGAGGGCCTGGACGCGGCGCACGAGGCCGCGGTCGAGGCGCTCGACGCCGCGACCGAGCACCTCGCCGTGCTGCGCGCGCAGCTCGCGGACGCCGAGCGCGAGCACGGCACGCTCGTCGCCCGGGCCGAGACGCTGGAGCTCAGCCTGGACCGCAAGGACGGCGCCGGGGCCCTGCTCGCCGCCGAGACCCTGACCGGGACGCTCGGGTCGGTCGCCGCGCTGCTCGCCGTGGAACCACGCGACGAGGAAGCCGTGGTCGCCGCGCTCGGTGCGGTCGCCGACGGCGTCGCGGTCGAGTCCGTCGACGCCGCCGTCGACGCGCTGCGCCACCTGCGCACCGAGGACGCCGGGCGAGCGTCGCTGCTCGTCGCGGGCGCGCCCCCCGCCGCCGACGTCGACCTGCCGCCGGGCGTGGACCGCGCCGTCGACCTCGTGCGCGCCCCGGCCCACGTGCAGGACACCGTGCGCGCGCTGCTCGCCGACGTCGTCGTCGTCGACGACCTCGCCGCGGCCCGCGCGCTGGTCGCGCAGCACCCGCACCTCGTCGTCGCGACGCGCGCCGGTGACCTCCTGTCGCGCACGCGCGCCTCGGGCGGCTCAGCGACGGCGCCCAGCGCGCTGCACCTGCAGACGGCGCTCGAGCAGGCCCGGGCCGGTGCGGCGGAGGCGACCGCGACCGCGGAGCGGCTGCGGTTCGAGATCGCCGGCGCGACGCGTGCGGAGCAGGAGGCCCGCGACGCGCACGACCGCACGCTCGAGCGCCTGCACGAGTCCGACGCCGCGCTCGCCGCGGTCGCCGAGCAGCTCGGCCACCTGGCGTCCGCCGTGCGGGCCGCACGCGCCGAGGCCGACCGTGCGCAGGCGACGCTGACCGCCGCGTCCACGACGCTCGAGGCGGACGCCGCCGAGCTCGCCGAGCTCACCGAGCGGCTCGCCGCCGCCGAGCAGGAGCCCGCCGACACCGAGGCCGCGATCGCCGAGGTCACCGCGCGTCGCGACCGCCTCGCGGGCCTGGCCACGGACGCGCGCGCACGCGAGACCGAGGCGCGGCTCACGCTGCGCACGGGTGAGGAGCGCGCCCGCGCGATGTCCGGCCGCGCGGCGTCGCTGGAGCGGGCCGCCGAGTCGGAGCGCGTCGCGCGGCGGCGCGCGGCCGAGCGGGAGCAGGTCCGGGCCCGGCAGTCCGCGGCCGCCGCGGCGGTCGGTGCCGGCGCCGCGCACGCGCTCACCGCGCTCGACGACTCCCTGCGCCGGGCGACCGCCGAGCGCGAGGCCGCCGAGACGGCGCGGGCCGAGCGCGAGCAGCACCTGTCCGCGACACGCGCACGCGTCGAGGAGCTCGCGGCCGAGCTGGCCCGGCTGACCGACGCGGCGCACCGTGACGAGGTCGCCCGCACCCAGCAGCGGCTGCGCGTCGAGCAGCTGCAGGCGCGGTCCGTCGAGGAGCTCGGCCTCGACCCGCAGGTCCTGCTCGACGAGTTCGGGCCGCACCGCGACGTGCCCGTCGTCCTGCCGCCCGGCACCGAGCCGGACCCGGGCGCGCCGACCGCCGTGCCGTTCGTCCGCGAGCAGCAGGAGAAGCGGCTGCGGGCCGCCGAGCGCGCCCTGTCCCAGCTCGGCCGCGTCAACCCGCTCGCGCTGGAGGAGTTCGCGGCCCTCGAGGAGCGCCACCGCTTCCTCACCGAGCAGCTCGCCGACCTGAAGAAGTCGCGCGCCGACCTGCTGGAGATCGTCCGTGAGATCGACGAGCGCGTCGAGCAGGTGTTCGCCGAGGCGTACCGCGACACGGCCGCGGCGTTCGACGTCGTGTTCCCGCGCCTGTTCCCGGGCGGCGAGGGCCGCCTGGTCCTCACCGACCCGGACGACATGCTGACCACGGGGATCGAGGTCGAGGCGCGCCCCGCCGGCAAGAAGGTCAAGCGCCTGTCGCTGCTGTCGGGCGGCGAGCGCTCCCTGACGGCCGTCGCGCTGCTCGTCGCGATCTTCAAGGCCCGGCCCAGCCCGTTCTACGTCATGGACGAGGTGGAGGCGGCGCTCGACGACGCGAACCTGGGGCGGCTGCTCGACATCTTCCGCGAGCTGCAGGAGGACTCCCAGCTCATCGTCGTGACGCACCAGAAGCGCACGATGGAGATCGCCGACGCGCTCTACGGCGTGACGATGCGCGGCGACGGCGTGACGACCGTCGTGAGCCAGCGGATGCGCGAGGACGTCCCCGCCTGACAGGTGTGGAGATTGTGTGCGGCTTGCCCGCCACACGGGTGAGGCGGCGCGACGGACGACGGGGCGCGGCCGAGACTGGGAGCGTGGTCGTGCTCATCGGGATCGTCGTGTCGCTCGTCGTCGCCGCCGCCGTGCTCGTGCTGGCGGGTGCCGAGGCGGCCGCCGACGCGCGCGGTGACAGCCGGGGCGGCCCCTGGCGAACGTTCCGGGACGGGTGGCGCGCACGGCGTCACCCCGACCCCGCGCAGCGTGCCGCTGCCGTCGCGGCCTCGGCGGACCCGGTCGACGTCTCGCTGCAGGAGCTCCTGAGCGCGAACGTCGAGCAGGGGGACGCGTACCTGCAGGTCGACGACCTCAGCGCGGCGCTCGAGCGCGCCGCCCGGCGTGCCGGCTCGGCGCTGCCGCGTCAGCAGCGCGGGGCCTGACGGCTTCGGACCGGTTCGCGGTCCGGGCGCACCGCCTGACGGCCCGCGACCGGTTCGCGTCGAGGGGCGCCCGGCAGACAGACTGTCCACGTGGACCAGGACCTCCTCAACACCCTGCTCGCCGTCGGGCTGCCGACCGTCGCCGTCGTGACGCTCGGCACGGTGCTCCTGCGCCGTCGCGGCTCGTCCCGGACGGGGACGACCGACACCAAGCCCCCCGCCGCCCCGCCGGCCGGCGCCCCCGCACCGCCCGCCGCGCCCGAGGCCCCGGCCGACGCCCGCCCGGGCTCGCCCACCGGCACGACCGCGCCGGAGCGCGCCCCCGACGACGTCGCCGAGCTCGAGGAGCCGCCCGTCCTCGAGGTGCCCGCGCCGGTCGCTGGTCGCCTGACCCGCCTGCGCGACCGGCTGTCGCGGTCCGGCTCGCCGCTCGGCACCCGGCTGCTGCAGGTCCTGTCGCGCGACCACCTCACCGAGGACGACTGGGACGAGCTCGAGGAGACGCTGCTCCTCGCCGACGTCGGCGCCGGCCCGACCACCGAGATCGTCGACGCGCTGCGCACCCGTGTGCGCGTCGAGGGGCTGCGCGAGCCGGGTCAGGTGCGCGCCGTCCTGCGCGACCAGCTGCTCGCGATCGTCGACCCGTCGCTCGACCGCACGCTCGGCACCGCCCCGACGACGACGCCGGACGGCGCGACCGTGCCCGCGGTCGTGCTCGTCGTCGGCGTCAACGGGACGGGCAAGACGACGACGGTCGGCAAGCTCGCCCGCGTGCTCGTCGCGGAGGGGCGCAGCGTCGTGCTCGGCGCTGCGGACACCTTCCGCGCCGCGGCCGCCGACCAGCTCGAGACGTGGGGCTCGCGCGTCGGCGTGCGCACCGTGCGGTCCGACCGGGACGGCGCCGACCCGGCGTCGGTCGCGTTCGACGCGGTCCGCACGGGCCGCGCCGAGGGCGTCGACGTCGTGCTCGTCGACACCGCGGGCCGGCTGCAGAACAAGGCAGGGCTCATGGACGAGCTGGGCAAGATCACGCGCGTCCTGACGCGCGAGGCGCCGCTGTCCGAGGTCCTGCTCGTCCTCGATGCGACCACGGGCCAGAACGGGCTCAACCAGGCCCGCGTCTTCGCGGAGGTCGCAGGCGTCACGGGCATCGTCCTGACGAAGCTGGACGGCACCGCGAAGGGCGGCATCGTCGTGGCCGTGCAGCGCGAGCTCGGCGTGCCCGTCAAGCTCGTCGGTCTGGGTGAGGGCCCGGACGACCTCGCGCCGTTCGACCCCGAGGCGTTCGTCGACGGGATCCTGCAGGGCTGACCCGCCGTCCGGGGCGTGGGACGCGCCCTCTCACGCCCCGGACGATCCGGACGTGCTGGACGTCCGCCCACCCCGAAACCGAACGTTTACGCGCGGGTGAGCGTTGTCACACCGCTGTAACACCGCCAGCGCATCGCCGAAACGGTCCTGCTCGACCTTGGTACCCGACCAGCCAGCCCCGGCTGGGAACGGGAGAGGCGACTCGATGGAATTCGAACTGGACAGCGGGAACACGGCGTTCATCCTCCTCGCCGCGTCCCTCGTGCTGCTGATGACGCCGGCCCTGGCGTTCTTCTACGGCGGCATGGTGCGCGGCAAGAGCGTGCTCAACATGATGATGATGAGCTTCGGTGCCCTCGGCATCGTCTCGCTCATCTGGGTGCTGTACGGCTACTCGGCGACGTTCGGCACCGACATCGGCGGCTTCATCGGGAACCCGACGGACTTCTT
This genomic interval carries:
- a CDS encoding DUF4233 domain-containing protein, with product MSSGVPEGQAVRRKRPAKPQFTQTMLILEAFVVLFATLVAYGLRVAEPALVWGVGGGLAVLLLVLSGWVGRPGGYVAGSVAQALVLAGGFVVPMMFVIGGVFVALWVFSLRVGGRIDRERAEWDAAHPGAVGP
- the smc gene encoding chromosome segregation protein SMC — encoded protein: MHLKTLTLRGFKSFASATTLTFEPGVTCVVGPNGSGKSNVVDALAWVMGEQGAKSLRGGKMEDVIFAGTAGRPPLGRAEVALTIDNTDGALPIEYTEVTISRTLFRNGGSEYAINGQGCRLLDIQELLSDSGLGREMHVIVGQGQLDAVLRATPEERRGFVEEAAGVLKHRKRKEKALRKLDAMQANLTRLGDLTGEIRRQLGPLGRQAEVARKAAVVQSDLRDARARLLADDLAQLTATLEQEIADETALLARRAEVEGALAQHRDRLAALEREAAEATPQLTEATDVWYRLSSLRERLRGTASLAADRVRLLGSAAPERPGGQDPDDLAAQARRVRAAEADLATEVEQGRAALEAAVAARQEVEQQATAAEKELATVLRGAADRREGVARLAGQVAARRSRVEATQAEIGRLRDTLAAARERESTASEEFVALESEVAGVEAGEEGLDAAHEAAVEALDAATEHLAVLRAQLADAEREHGTLVARAETLELSLDRKDGAGALLAAETLTGTLGSVAALLAVEPRDEEAVVAALGAVADGVAVESVDAAVDALRHLRTEDAGRASLLVAGAPPAADVDLPPGVDRAVDLVRAPAHVQDTVRALLADVVVVDDLAAARALVAQHPHLVVATRAGDLLSRTRASGGSATAPSALHLQTALEQARAGAAEATATAERLRFEIAGATRAEQEARDAHDRTLERLHESDAALAAVAEQLGHLASAVRAARAEADRAQATLTAASTTLEADAAELAELTERLAAAEQEPADTEAAIAEVTARRDRLAGLATDARARETEARLTLRTGEERARAMSGRAASLERAAESERVARRRAAEREQVRARQSAAAAAVGAGAAHALTALDDSLRRATAEREAAETARAEREQHLSATRARVEELAAELARLTDAAHRDEVARTQQRLRVEQLQARSVEELGLDPQVLLDEFGPHRDVPVVLPPGTEPDPGAPTAVPFVREQQEKRLRAAERALSQLGRVNPLALEEFAALEERHRFLTEQLADLKKSRADLLEIVREIDERVEQVFAEAYRDTAAAFDVVFPRLFPGGEGRLVLTDPDDMLTTGIEVEARPAGKKVKRLSLLSGGERSLTAVALLVAIFKARPSPFYVMDEVEAALDDANLGRLLDIFRELQEDSQLIVVTHQKRTMEIADALYGVTMRGDGVTTVVSQRMREDVPA
- the ndk gene encoding nucleoside-diphosphate kinase; its protein translation is MTDTQRTLVLVKPDGVRRGLVGEILRRIEAKGYTLVAVELREADEALLAEHYAEHAGKPFLQPLVDFMRSGPVLAAVVEGHRVIEGFRSLAGATDPTVAAPGTIRGDLARDWGLKVIQNLVHGSDGEESAAREIGLWFPAL
- a CDS encoding MDR family MFS transporter: MATATVPDVGASDKPLVVLTPRTVWLIFGALMASMFLSSLDQSIVGTAMPTIVGELDGVEHQGWVVTAYILAIAIVMPLYGKFGDLWGRRWPFLVAIALFTAGSAVAGFAGSFGWLVVGRGIQGLGGGGLMILSQAIIADIVPAKDRGKYMGPMGALFGIAAVVGPLLGGLFTEHADWRWCFWINIPVGIAAFAVAWFALKLPSHRSGRRIDVAGIVLVVLGTSGLVLATSWESWSGQRGYDWSDPGLLALVGGTLLSIALFVLAELKASDPLLPLRLFRNRTFTIATSIGFILGMGMFSALAFLPTFLQMSTGVGVTQSGYLLLPMMAGVMLTAIGSGVAITKTGRYKVYPVAGLAITTVGMVWLTRITGDMSMWLFGAMIFVLGAGMGLVMQTIVLAVQNAVDPHELGTATSANNFFREIGAAVGVAVFSTMFTSRLVEQVTEVFAGVPQGAGGGEASGLTPDVVQQLPEPLKSGVIDAYADSLSSSFWYFIPLVVVGFVLALFLKEVKLSDVAGMVARGEAVAAPDARAGVTATLDGAVVVDELSADGAGASATADRDGRTPDGDAVGAR
- a CDS encoding TetR/AcrR family transcriptional regulator — encoded protein: MQEVASTPAVAEGVPAQEPPTIAELVGALGLRERKKRARRDALIDATHRLVDRDGLDAVTVEAICEAAGVSVRTFFNYFETKDDAVLGHATYPIDPVLEDEFAAGGPTGHLLTDVEHLVASLLEAAPSARARMAKGLEIAAREPRLLARHLAWLDKHKGLLMTLVARRLGDDPVHPPETVASLALFLTHASFVRWEARGGTGEVRDHLHDVLGELRALLADDTTTARDAAAARDADPARDAGPARGG
- the ftsY gene encoding signal recognition particle-docking protein FtsY translates to MDQDLLNTLLAVGLPTVAVVTLGTVLLRRRGSSRTGTTDTKPPAAPPAGAPAPPAAPEAPADARPGSPTGTTAPERAPDDVAELEEPPVLEVPAPVAGRLTRLRDRLSRSGSPLGTRLLQVLSRDHLTEDDWDELEETLLLADVGAGPTTEIVDALRTRVRVEGLREPGQVRAVLRDQLLAIVDPSLDRTLGTAPTTTPDGATVPAVVLVVGVNGTGKTTTVGKLARVLVAEGRSVVLGAADTFRAAAADQLETWGSRVGVRTVRSDRDGADPASVAFDAVRTGRAEGVDVVLVDTAGRLQNKAGLMDELGKITRVLTREAPLSEVLLVLDATTGQNGLNQARVFAEVAGVTGIVLTKLDGTAKGGIVVAVQRELGVPVKLVGLGEGPDDLAPFDPEAFVDGILQG